Proteins from a single region of Undibacterium sp. KW1:
- a CDS encoding helix-turn-helix domain-containing protein, producing MRKLQIRDAEIMRLAIQQEIERSDESRYGHRLHGVLLVASGHSCGEVAQLFAEGVRTVQRWVKRFELHGFDGLRDGERPGRPRSLDEKQWKSLARDLRRTPREFGIEQNLWDGKVLGEHLKKRYGVTLGVRQCQRMFGKMGFRQRRPRPQVAQSDPVKVAIVKKTASPGKA from the coding sequence ATGCGTAAGTTGCAAATTAGAGATGCGGAAATCATGCGTCTTGCGATTCAACAAGAAATTGAACGTTCCGACGAGTCCCGCTACGGCCATCGCTTACACGGCGTATTGCTAGTGGCAAGTGGTCATTCGTGTGGTGAGGTAGCTCAGTTGTTTGCAGAGGGTGTGCGAACCGTTCAGCGCTGGGTCAAGCGCTTCGAGCTGCATGGATTTGATGGCTTGCGCGATGGTGAACGACCAGGTCGTCCGCGAAGTCTGGACGAGAAGCAATGGAAATCGCTGGCTCGTGACTTGCGCCGAACCCCTCGTGAATTCGGCATTGAGCAAAATTTGTGGGATGGCAAGGTTCTCGGTGAACATCTTAAGAAGCGTTATGGCGTGACGTTGGGCGTTCGTCAATGCCAAAGGATGTTTGGCAAGATGGGATTTCGTCAGCGTAGGCCGCGCCCCCAGGTCGCGCAATCCGACCCCGTGAAGGTCGCTATAGTAAAAAAAACTGCATCGCCTGGCAAGGCGTAA
- a CDS encoding IS630 family transposase, with the protein MHRLARRKDIELWSLDECHFQQHGSRLRMWVPPEVKDPILRHAPTRKSVACFGAVSLSTGKFVHAMCNVFNAETFKDFLKKLLRHRSHGKRMVVVLDNARYHHATMLTPMLREYRAVLTLLFLPPYSPQLAPIERVWKLVRRIATHNRYFATLSEVLQTVETCFDRWRKANPVLRRLCGII; encoded by the coding sequence CTGCATCGCCTGGCAAGGCGTAAGGACATTGAACTCTGGAGCCTCGACGAATGTCACTTCCAACAACATGGGTCGCGCCTGCGTATGTGGGTACCACCCGAAGTTAAGGATCCTATCTTGCGACATGCTCCAACACGCAAGTCCGTGGCATGCTTTGGCGCTGTGAGTTTAAGCACTGGCAAGTTCGTACACGCCATGTGCAACGTGTTCAATGCCGAGACGTTCAAGGACTTTCTCAAGAAGCTACTGCGGCACCGCTCTCATGGCAAGCGCATGGTGGTTGTGCTCGACAACGCCCGGTACCACCACGCCACCATGCTGACGCCGATGCTGCGCGAGTACCGAGCCGTGTTGACATTGCTGTTCTTGCCTCCGTACAGTCCGCAACTAGCGCCAATCGAGCGGGTTTGGAAACTCGTGCGACGCATCGCTACACACAATCGATACTTTGCAACGCTATCCGAAGTGCTCCAAACAGTCGAAACCTGCTTCGACCGCTGGCGAAAAGCCAACCCCGTTCTGCGCAGACTATGCGGTATTATTTAA